A stretch of the Malus sylvestris chromosome 10, drMalSylv7.2, whole genome shotgun sequence genome encodes the following:
- the LOC126586260 gene encoding ACT domain-containing protein ACR3-like isoform X1, whose amino-acid sequence MARVCSPYFDPEYENLSTRINPPRVSVDNSSCSDCTLVKVDSVNKPGILLEVVQILTDLDLIITKAYISSDGGWFMDVFHVTDQQGKKVTDSKTIDYIEKALGPKGHITDLLNAWPGKGVGVHSIGDHTAIELIGRDRPGLLSEISAVLANLHFNVIAADVWTHNGRIACVVYVNDDTTCQPVEDQARLSTMEEQLKNILRGCEDDEKVGRTSFSMGFTHVDRRLHQMLFADRDYEGGGLAHEVDHFPPCFQPKITIERCEEKGYSVVSVRCKDRAKLMFDIVCTLTDMQYVVFHATISSDGPYASQEYFIRHMDGCTLDTEGEKERAIKCIDAAIRRRVSEGLRLELCAKDRVGLLSEVTRILRENGLSVTRAGVTTIGDQGINIFYVRDSSGNSVDIKTIEALRKEIGHTMMFNVKKVPTSSAEVPETKGWAKTSFFFGNLLERFLA is encoded by the exons ATGGCTAGAGTTTGTTCGCCATACTTTGATCCTGAGTATGAGAACCTGAGCACAAGAATCAATCCCCCAAG GGTCTCCGTAGACAACTCTAGCTGCAGTGACTGTACTCTAGTCAAG GTTGACAGTGTCAACAAACCGGGAATTCTGCTTGAAGTTGTGCAAATCTTGACAGACCTTGACCTCATAATCACCAAAGCCTATATCTCCTCCGATGGTGGATGGTTCATGGATG TATTTCACGTCACCGATCAGCAAGGAAAAAAAGTTACAGACAGTAAGACCATTGACTACATAGAGAAG GCTTTAGGACCAAAGGGCCATATCACAGACCTGCTGAATGCTTGGCCAGGAAAAGGGGTTGGAGTGCACTCTATCGGGGATCATACGGCCATTGAGCTAATTGGCAGAGACCGACCAGGTCTCTTATCTGAGATCTCTGCTGTCCTTGCCAACCTTCACTTTAATGTAATTGCTGCCGACGTATGGACACACAATGGACGAATAGCTTGCGTTGTGTATGTCAATGATGATACTACATGCCAACCTGTGGAGGATCAAGCCAGGTTATCTACTATGGAGGAGCAGCTCAAGAACATCCTGCGTGGGTGTGAGGACGATGAGAAAGTTGGTCGCACTAGCTTCTCTATGGGGTTCACCCATGTTGATAGGCGGCTCCACCAGATGTTGTTTGCTGATAGGGATTATGAGGGTGGTGGACTGGCGCATGAAGTTGATCACTTTCCTCCCTGCTTCCAACCAAAGATCACCATTGAGCGTTGTGAAGAAAAGGGGTACTCGGTGGTTAGTGTGCGGTGCAAGGACCGTGCAAAGCTTATGTTTGACATCGTATGCACACTCACAGATATGCAGTATGTTGTTTTCCATGCCACCATCTCATCTGATGGCCCATACGCATCACAG GAGTATTTTATTCGTCACATGGATGGTTGCACCCTCGATACTGaaggagaaaaggaaagagCCATCAAATGTATTGATGCTGCAATTCGAAGAAGAGTAAGCGAG GGTCTAAGGCTGGAGCTGTGTGCAAAGGATAGAGTAGGCTTGCTTTCTGAAGTAACAAGGATCCTGAGAGAGAATGGATTGTCAGTTACAAGAGCAGGCGTCACAACAATTGGGGATCAAGGAATTAATATCTTTTATGTTAGAGATTCTTCAGGGAATTCTGTGGACATAAAGACAATCGAAGCACTTCGTAAAGAAATCGGACACACAATGATGTTCAATGTGAAGAAAGTCCCAACAAGTTCTGCTGAGGTGCCTGAGACTAAAGGATGGGCCAAGACAAGCTTCTTCTTTGGGAACTTGCTAGAGAGGTTCTTGGCTTGA
- the LOC126586261 gene encoding F-box protein SKP2A-like, with protein MVGQGNIKTEDLNLCFEKLMMFASASGGSASVGGKMKMEGRVMITDWKDIPIELLLQILALVDDQTVITASGVCSGWRDAVCLGLTRLSLSWCTKNMNSLVLSLAPKFTRLQTLILRQDHKPQLQDNAVESIANFCHDLQVLDLSKSFKLSDRSLYALAHGCPNLTKLNISGCSAFSDIALEYLAGFCRKLEVLNLCGCVRSASDRALQAIGHYCSQLQSLNLGWCEDVSDVGVMCLAHGCPDLRTVDLCGCVLISDDSVIALANRCPHLQSLDLYYCKNITDRAMYSLAQSVVKNKPAAMWESRKARNDEEGLRTLNISQCTALTPSAVQAVCDSFPALHTCSGRHSLIISGCLNLTSVHCACAVQAHRTANAFPHSAHGTNERGLG; from the exons ATGGTGGGGCAAGGAAACATCAAGACTGAGGACTTGAACTTGTGCTTTGAGAAGCTGATGATGTTTGCAAGTGCTTCTGGTGGAAGCGCTTCTGTTGGTGGGAAAATGAAGATGGAAGGAAGGGTGATGATCACCGATTGGAAGGATATTCCGATTGAGCTGCTTCTGCAAATCCTGGCGCTTGTCGATGATCAGACGGTGATCACGGCGTCTGGAGTCTGCAGTGGCTGGAGAGATGCTGTTTGCTTAGGCCTTACTCGTCTCTCCCTCTCATG GTGCACCAAGAACATGAACAGCTTGGTCCTATCTCTAGCTCCTAAGTTTACGAGATTGCAGACTCTAATACTGCGGCAAGATCATAAACCCCAACTTCAGGATAATGCTGTTGAGAGCATTGCAAACTTCTGTCATGACCTGCAGGTCCTGGACCTCAGCAAAAGCTTCAAGCTCAGTGACCGATCTCTATATGCCTTGGCTCACGGGTGCCCAAATCTTACAAAACTAAACATTAGTGGGTGCTCGGCATTCAGTGACATTGCTCTTGAATATCTTGCTGGATTTTGCCGAAAATTGGAAGTCTTGAATCTTTGTGGTTGCGTCAGGAGTGCATCAGACAGGGCATTGCAG GCTATTGGGCATTACTGTAGTCAGTTGCAGTCTCTGAATCTTGGTTGGTGTGAGGATGTAAGTGATGTTGGAGTTATGTGTTTGGCACATGGATGCCCTGATCTCAGAACTGTTGATTTGTGCGGCTGTGTCCTAATATCAG ATGATAGTGTGATTGCTTTGGCAAACAGGTGTCCTCATTTGCAATCGCTTGACCTTTACTACTGTAAGAACATTACAGACAGAGCAATGTATTCCTTGGCCCAGAGTGTAGTGAAGAACAAGCCTGCGGCAATGTGGGAATCCCGGAAAGCCAGGAATGACGAGGAAGGGCTTAGGACCCTCAACATCAGCCAATGCACAGCACTCACCCCTTCTGCTGTTCAGGCGGTGTGCGACTCGTTCCCTGCACTTCACACCTGCTCTGGAAGGCATTCCCTCATCATTAGCGGCTGTTTGAACTTGACGTCAGTGCATTGTGCCTGCGCTGTCCAAGCTCACCGCACTGCCAACGCCTTTCCTCATTCAGCTCATGGAACCAATGAACGGGGATTAGGGTAA
- the LOC126586260 gene encoding ACT domain-containing protein ACR3-like isoform X2, translating to MDVFHVTDQQGKKVTDSKTIDYIEKALGPKGHITDLLNAWPGKGVGVHSIGDHTAIELIGRDRPGLLSEISAVLANLHFNVIAADVWTHNGRIACVVYVNDDTTCQPVEDQARLSTMEEQLKNILRGCEDDEKVGRTSFSMGFTHVDRRLHQMLFADRDYEGGGLAHEVDHFPPCFQPKITIERCEEKGYSVVSVRCKDRAKLMFDIVCTLTDMQYVVFHATISSDGPYASQEYFIRHMDGCTLDTEGEKERAIKCIDAAIRRRVSEGLRLELCAKDRVGLLSEVTRILRENGLSVTRAGVTTIGDQGINIFYVRDSSGNSVDIKTIEALRKEIGHTMMFNVKKVPTSSAEVPETKGWAKTSFFFGNLLERFLA from the exons ATGGATG TATTTCACGTCACCGATCAGCAAGGAAAAAAAGTTACAGACAGTAAGACCATTGACTACATAGAGAAG GCTTTAGGACCAAAGGGCCATATCACAGACCTGCTGAATGCTTGGCCAGGAAAAGGGGTTGGAGTGCACTCTATCGGGGATCATACGGCCATTGAGCTAATTGGCAGAGACCGACCAGGTCTCTTATCTGAGATCTCTGCTGTCCTTGCCAACCTTCACTTTAATGTAATTGCTGCCGACGTATGGACACACAATGGACGAATAGCTTGCGTTGTGTATGTCAATGATGATACTACATGCCAACCTGTGGAGGATCAAGCCAGGTTATCTACTATGGAGGAGCAGCTCAAGAACATCCTGCGTGGGTGTGAGGACGATGAGAAAGTTGGTCGCACTAGCTTCTCTATGGGGTTCACCCATGTTGATAGGCGGCTCCACCAGATGTTGTTTGCTGATAGGGATTATGAGGGTGGTGGACTGGCGCATGAAGTTGATCACTTTCCTCCCTGCTTCCAACCAAAGATCACCATTGAGCGTTGTGAAGAAAAGGGGTACTCGGTGGTTAGTGTGCGGTGCAAGGACCGTGCAAAGCTTATGTTTGACATCGTATGCACACTCACAGATATGCAGTATGTTGTTTTCCATGCCACCATCTCATCTGATGGCCCATACGCATCACAG GAGTATTTTATTCGTCACATGGATGGTTGCACCCTCGATACTGaaggagaaaaggaaagagCCATCAAATGTATTGATGCTGCAATTCGAAGAAGAGTAAGCGAG GGTCTAAGGCTGGAGCTGTGTGCAAAGGATAGAGTAGGCTTGCTTTCTGAAGTAACAAGGATCCTGAGAGAGAATGGATTGTCAGTTACAAGAGCAGGCGTCACAACAATTGGGGATCAAGGAATTAATATCTTTTATGTTAGAGATTCTTCAGGGAATTCTGTGGACATAAAGACAATCGAAGCACTTCGTAAAGAAATCGGACACACAATGATGTTCAATGTGAAGAAAGTCCCAACAAGTTCTGCTGAGGTGCCTGAGACTAAAGGATGGGCCAAGACAAGCTTCTTCTTTGGGAACTTGCTAGAGAGGTTCTTGGCTTGA